A part of Streptantibioticus cattleyicolor NRRL 8057 = DSM 46488 genomic DNA contains:
- a CDS encoding ABC transporter substrate-binding protein, which yields MPTPPSTAPFRDRGPSRPRHRTALAALALTALLAGGCSAGADQSPNGPGVLAVGTGFTPDSLDPARINTAFTWYVDPAYDPLIYLAPDGSLHPRLALSWRYVGSGNRVFEIRLRPHVRFSDGTPLTADVVKRNIAYFRGAGGGAAPYLAPVTSVDVIDPLTVRLTLSRPDPLLAQVFTQDHQAGDVISATALDRPGRLATRTFGAGPYVLDAAATVADDHYTYVPNPGYWNRAAVPRHKLVIKVLPNADTALAALRTGQVDAVQGDQTTVDAARTAGLNIADAPHVVWGLALADRAGTLSTPLGDVLVRQALNYAVDRRAITKASSAATAPPPNSSCPPARTDPTPTTATPTTRPGPVTRTASPCRSSSAPTAA from the coding sequence GTGCCCACCCCACCTAGCACGGCCCCCTTCCGTGACCGCGGACCGAGCCGACCGCGACACCGCACCGCCCTGGCCGCCCTCGCCCTCACCGCCCTGCTGGCAGGCGGCTGTTCGGCCGGCGCCGACCAGTCCCCGAACGGCCCCGGCGTCCTCGCCGTCGGTACCGGATTCACCCCCGACAGCCTCGACCCGGCGCGGATCAACACCGCGTTCACCTGGTACGTCGACCCCGCCTACGACCCGCTCATCTACCTGGCCCCCGACGGCAGCCTCCACCCCCGCCTCGCGCTGTCGTGGAGGTACGTGGGCTCCGGGAACCGGGTGTTCGAGATCCGTCTCCGCCCCCACGTCAGGTTCAGCGACGGAACGCCGCTCACCGCGGACGTGGTGAAGAGGAACATCGCCTACTTCCGCGGCGCGGGCGGCGGCGCGGCGCCGTATCTCGCCCCGGTCACCTCGGTCGACGTGATCGACCCCCTCACCGTCCGGCTGACGCTGTCCAGGCCCGATCCGCTGCTCGCCCAGGTGTTCACGCAGGACCACCAGGCCGGCGACGTCATCAGCGCCACCGCCCTCGACCGGCCGGGCAGGCTGGCCACCCGCACCTTCGGCGCCGGACCCTACGTGCTGGACGCCGCCGCCACGGTGGCCGACGACCACTACACGTACGTGCCGAACCCCGGCTACTGGAACCGGGCGGCGGTGCCCCGCCACAAACTCGTGATCAAGGTCCTGCCCAATGCCGACACCGCCCTGGCGGCCCTGAGAACCGGGCAGGTCGACGCCGTCCAGGGGGACCAGACCACCGTCGACGCGGCCCGGACCGCGGGGCTGAACATCGCCGACGCGCCCCATGTCGTGTGGGGTCTCGCCCTCGCCGACCGGGCGGGAACCCTCAGCACACCACTGGGCGACGTGCTGGTCCGGCAGGCGCTCAACTACGCCGTCGACCGGCGCGCCATCACCAAGGCATCTTCGGCCGCTACGGCACCGCCACCGAACAGCTCGTGCCCCCCGGCCAGGACGGATCCGACCCCGACGACCGCTACCCCCACGACCCGGCCCGGGCCAGTTACCCGGACGGCTTCACCCTGCCGGTCGTCGTCAGCCCCAACGGCAGCCTGA
- a CDS encoding CocE/NonD family hydrolase, whose amino-acid sequence MPTLTPTTPPAGDPPPGPRPVRVVRDARVPTADPRCTLSADLYLPHHDDPVPALVTVLPYRKDLEHGELPRSLRWFAERGYACVLVDHRGVGSSDGTPHPPWTEGETDDAIATLTWVRAQPWCDGGIGMWGHSHGGFTAMRAACRKPPGLKAIAPIMNALDVERDIMHPDGARGDLVRLASWGGMMLLQQLLPPLLHHTSAEERERWHGRLNGTEPFVMELARLGPGDPAWRERVIDASRVTVPTLCVGGWHDIYPDAVWRAYEQIPAPKKLLMGPWGHTLPHASPTGPIDFLPMLLRWWDHWLRGAANGIMAEPPVTLHVRGANPGWRAYPSWPPAGGELTLAADPLGRLRTPPPHPHAPDEAIARYDPDPTTGTAGGLAGVGFGSFAPPGDQADDDARSLTFTSGDLPADLSVVGRPSVVVRLDEAPSTTSGRRVVVRLTDVDQEGRSVLITSGTASPGDGERTVRAVLWPTAYRIAAGHRVRVALGDSDFPRLTPLTEPVPFHVTGLEVTVPTTAGEAGRPADIPAIGLPAPRPDERADHWTVTRDPLHDAVDVTVTTSTGGIPTSQGHLLERTAEIRASVARTSPASAHTSGTHRARLRLGDGRDVAVTASVRCARTTLWVHGEVTVDGHPVFTRTWETSLDPAAGARPDTAPPTARSTTAPDHRRTA is encoded by the coding sequence ATGCCCACCCTCACACCCACGACGCCGCCGGCCGGTGACCCACCGCCCGGCCCCCGCCCGGTCCGCGTCGTCCGGGACGCCCGCGTACCCACCGCCGACCCGCGGTGCACCCTGTCCGCGGACCTCTACCTCCCGCACCACGACGACCCGGTCCCCGCACTGGTCACCGTCCTTCCCTACCGCAAGGACCTGGAACACGGTGAACTGCCGCGCTCACTGCGCTGGTTCGCCGAACGCGGCTACGCGTGCGTGCTGGTGGACCACCGCGGCGTCGGCTCGTCCGACGGAACCCCGCACCCGCCGTGGACCGAGGGCGAGACCGACGACGCCATCGCCACTCTCACCTGGGTCCGCGCCCAGCCGTGGTGCGACGGCGGTATCGGCATGTGGGGCCATTCGCACGGCGGCTTCACCGCCATGCGCGCCGCCTGCCGCAAGCCACCGGGCCTGAAGGCCATCGCCCCGATCATGAACGCGCTGGACGTCGAACGCGACATCATGCACCCCGACGGGGCCCGCGGCGATCTGGTGCGCCTGGCCTCCTGGGGCGGCATGATGCTCCTCCAGCAGCTCCTGCCACCCCTGCTGCACCACACCTCCGCCGAGGAACGGGAGCGCTGGCACGGGCGGTTGAACGGCACCGAGCCGTTCGTCATGGAACTCGCCCGCCTGGGCCCCGGCGATCCGGCCTGGCGGGAACGGGTGATCGACGCGTCGCGCGTCACGGTGCCGACACTGTGCGTCGGCGGCTGGCACGACATCTACCCGGACGCCGTCTGGCGTGCCTACGAACAGATCCCGGCGCCGAAGAAGCTGCTGATGGGACCATGGGGCCACACCCTTCCCCACGCCTCGCCCACCGGCCCGATCGACTTCCTCCCGATGCTGCTGCGCTGGTGGGACCACTGGCTGCGGGGCGCCGCCAACGGCATCATGGCCGAGCCCCCGGTGACCCTCCACGTACGCGGGGCCAACCCCGGCTGGCGGGCGTACCCGTCCTGGCCCCCGGCCGGCGGCGAACTGACCCTCGCCGCCGACCCGCTGGGACGACTGCGAACGCCGCCGCCCCACCCGCACGCGCCCGACGAGGCCATCGCCCGCTACGACCCCGATCCGACGACGGGCACCGCGGGCGGACTGGCGGGGGTGGGCTTCGGCTCCTTCGCCCCGCCCGGCGACCAGGCCGACGACGACGCCCGTTCGCTGACGTTCACCAGCGGTGACCTGCCCGCGGACCTGTCCGTCGTCGGACGCCCCAGCGTGGTGGTGCGTCTGGACGAGGCGCCCTCGACCACGTCCGGGCGGCGCGTCGTGGTGCGGCTGACCGACGTCGACCAGGAGGGCCGTTCGGTCCTGATCACCTCGGGAACGGCGAGCCCCGGTGACGGCGAGCGGACCGTCCGGGCGGTGCTGTGGCCCACCGCGTACCGGATCGCGGCCGGACACCGTGTCCGCGTGGCGCTCGGCGACTCCGACTTCCCGCGGCTGACGCCCCTGACCGAGCCCGTCCCGTTCCATGTCACCGGCCTGGAGGTGACCGTCCCCACCACGGCCGGCGAAGCGGGCCGCCCCGCCGACATCCCCGCCATCGGCCTTCCCGCGCCCCGCCCCGACGAGCGCGCCGACCACTGGACCGTCACCCGCGACCCCCTCCACGACGCCGTCGACGTCACGGTCACGACCAGCACCGGCGGCATCCCCACCAGCCAAGGACACCTCCTGGAACGGACCGCGGAGATCCGGGCGTCCGTGGCGCGCACCTCACCGGCCTCGGCGCACACCAGCGGAACCCACCGCGCACGCCTCCGGCTCGGCGACGGGCGGGACGTCGCCGTCACCGCGTCCGTACGGTGCGCCCGAACGACGCTGTGGGTGCACGGTGAGGTCACCGTCGACGGCCACCCCGTCTTCACCCGCACCTGGGAAACGTCCCTCGACCCCGCCGCCGGAGCCCGCCCGGACACCGCACCGCCCACCGCGCGGAGCACCACCGCACCGGACCACCGTCGCACCGCATGA
- a CDS encoding ABC transporter permease subunit, with protein sequence MRQTLARDFVHTLRANGASESSIVLRHALRNAAVPVVTVIGLVFVSLLNGTVLVEAVFAMPGLGGLAVQSTTEHDLPVLQGVAVAFTLVVVATNLVVDLAYGRLNPKVRVP encoded by the coding sequence ATGCGTCAGACGCTGGCCCGGGACTTCGTGCACACCCTGCGGGCCAACGGCGCGTCGGAGTCCTCGATCGTCCTCCGCCACGCCCTGCGGAACGCCGCCGTCCCCGTGGTGACCGTGATCGGGCTCGTCTTCGTCAGCCTGCTCAACGGCACCGTGCTGGTGGAAGCCGTCTTCGCCATGCCCGGCCTGGGCGGACTGGCCGTGCAGTCCACCACCGAGCACGACCTGCCGGTGCTCCAGGGGGTCGCGGTGGCCTTCACCCTCGTCGTCGTGGCCACCAACCTCGTGGTGGATCTGGCCTACGGCCGGCTGAACCCGAAGGTGCGTGTGCCATGA
- a CDS encoding ABC transporter permease family protein yields the protein MDVLALAGFALPSFWLALVLVTVFAVLVRIFPATGYVPPEVSPGQWLRCLVLPMTALAVHGIAVIAK from the coding sequence GTGGACGTGCTGGCGCTGGCCGGGTTCGCCCTCCCCAGCTTCTGGCTGGCGCTGGTGCTCGTCACGGTGTTCGCCGTGCTGGTCCGAATCTTCCCGGCCACCGGATACGTGCCGCCGGAGGTCTCACCGGGCCAGTGGCTGCGCTGCCTGGTCCTGCCCATGACGGCGCTCGCGGTGCACGGCATCGCGGTGATCGCCAAGTAG